Part of the Cydia pomonella isolate Wapato2018A chromosome 5, ilCydPomo1, whole genome shotgun sequence genome is shown below.
gaatcttcaatgacgtttcgagtttggtcacgtgacgtgtgccaaaagatattttaaattcaatatttacaaaaatatggtcattacaggtcccctaaaagtagtttaacatgttcttataatccaaaagaatttattgggattatttatgccctaagatttgtagatggaaacaaccctattgcgttgcacaaatgtgggctgCCAatcatgattttgggtgtgtcatactcggggctaacacagattcatttctgtgaaaaaggtgtgaaaaccggaaactggaaaccgttctcgaaccaatagtgaagcccttaagccacaccctatttcaaaaccagccatggatctttgaacaggactcagctcctgcacataaggcaaaaacaactctggtttcgaaggaacaaaattgactttattgcccacgaagactggccgtcctctagcccggaccttaaccccctggattatgccatagcAGGtaattgaggagaaagcctgtgctaaaccccacacaaatcttaactccctcaagcgggccatagttaagacagtgacggaattagacatgacaatcgtgcgtgccgctattgatgactggcctcgtcgtttgagggcctgtgttaaagccagaggaggcgattttgaatgatattgtcatatgtaattcctgattttgtgtacttcattttaatatatacttttttaaactttcgttggtatattttatgtagataaagattattgcagtaacagaatttaataaccaactaggtagaaaacaacatacataaacacataaattggatatgatgtgatccgttgaatgaaattgacaataaataaaataaataaataattttctgtctctaggcattgtgtgaaacttctagttgtgtcaaaatatcgggaaatcaataatataaacaaacatggtaaataaatatctcatttctttttataatggtaataaatagaaggccatgcaattttgtaactcactgtaatttaattaaatgtatcgtaaaaaatagtacccacttttttaaaggctgggcagtaagggattgctttaattttagaacaaaacagcgtttttttgtgaaaaaaaataccggaaaatctgacttacaaatttggactttattaggttcattctacttagaatcttctccaccctagcattaaaaaaagatatcctaaaatatccataccattacgtcagattttagtgtgaaagaaatttcaatgtaaaactaaaatttcaatacatattttcgggtttttttagcacgaggattgattatgctagtgattctaagttggaagaacccaaaaatatcatgatgtgtgagaatcagacttttaatatttttatggaaaacgctcatatttctcataaaataatttattaataataggtacttgataatactgataacaaaaataattttaatgagtctcgaacccacatcctcttgcatgtatttccacgtacatatcgcaacgctattgaagcctactcacgctgtgccaaattgtctactacaaggatcccagtaagaccgTTTgtatgtgtgagtgatacttagaaatagagtcaagaaacattctgtcgacattaaggggtagtttttgtacaatgaagtgttcaatgtttgttttaatagttcaatatttatttaaagagtgcgctaaacataatttacagtatagaaataccaagactactccacaaaaaaattaaaactcaaaatttgcaattgtggcaccatctagtgaggtttaagctttgggtaacctagtcgaaccaccttaagacTCAACACAGTTTTTCAGACTTATAATTAAGatgaaactcgagttcttttcaatttattagagacccgagtcttttgtagagacttaaGTCAattgagtccttttcggagaatttgtaatttttttacaaataatttcgaaatgtgttgtctttatgtaaaattcatagagaaataagaagtcatagattgctcactccatacatcagatttggtaccaaaacgcttattattttcgtagtcgacatctagcatcgagtagcggaactcttaGTACTGCTACTcaacaatagatatcgcggcaaacaaaaagtccggtactcgatgctagatgtcgactacgaaaataataagcgttttggtaccaaaactgatgtatagagtgagcactttatgtacttcttatttctctatgacataacataaatcatacaataatttttttttttactgtttaggTAAagcctataaaattgttgacttaGTCTCGGAGACTCGATTCCTTTTGAGttgagcttaaaaaagactcaataaaggactcgactcgggacttaaaagactcagaagctTTTTAAGCTGAGTCTTTtaaaaacaagtcgagttcttcaatttaaaCTCATAAGACTTGAGTTCCTGCCAACACTACTACTTTCCCTATGAACGACTttacgtacagtcacgtctgaaaatatcggtacaaaaaatgtgccaaaaatatatatacactaccttaatatatatggacaataaaatcgtgtatacataatatttgtggcacttttttcgtatcgatattttcagacgatATTACCAGACCGCATCAAGCTTGTGGTTCGGTACTTAGGTCTGGTAGTGAAAGTAAAGTTAGTCCCGTTCATATAACCGACCGAACATTCTTGTTTGGTGTGCCTCGGTGGAATgctacaacgcgattggttgatgagttcgcatcacgcgcgcgattggtcgcaattAGTTGCATTGGACTGCTCACTGCACGCTTGGCCCGCATTCACTGACAATGACATTGCTATTctggcaccattcttagtgcccttTTTACACTCGGCGTCATAAAAATCCCACCTCGCTCAAAATTCGTTTCAAGCAAATATAGCTATTATCTTATGAATTGTACCCTGTCAATATTGGTATCATTTGAAAGCACAATTAACGAACTTTAAAAAGATAAATCGTCATTTTCCGTAAAAACAACCATCGCCAAACATCGGCGATTTGTTTAAAAACGGGCCGAGATCCAATTTTAATGGATTCCTTGTGGATGGTTGCAATCCGGGGGGTAAAGGTTAGTTATGAGTATTTCGCTCTCCAGAGGTCACTGAGATCACTACTGAACAGTTACAGCAAGAAAAAACCCTTGGACATGGATACCAGGCCAGAAGAAGCAGCTCAAGAGGTGGCACTGCTGCAAACAGGACTATGGAAGTTTCAAGTGGCTGAAAGATTTAACATAAGCCGTTTCCGAGCGCGTCGAGTCTTGCAGCGGTTGCAGGAGACTAGTGGTTACATTAGGAGGTCTGGATCTGACAACCGGTACATAGTATCGAACTCTTTGCAGAACCGTTTCTCCGACGCTGTTGAGCTGCAGCAGTAGCTTCGAGCACGAGCTTAAAGATAGGGCATCGAATAGCCAGGAGGCAATTTACCCAACTGCACGAATATTGGACGTTTGGTCAATAAAGGAATGTCCTCTTTTCCAACGAAACGAGGGTGTGCCTTTACACCAACAACGGGCGCAAGAGGGTGTACAGAAGGCAGGAAGAGCAGTTCACGCAAGCCTGCACCGAAGAAACCGTGTGCTAAGGTGGCGGATCTTGCATGTTCTGGCCGTTCTGGGGTGGCATTTCGATTGACGGGACAAATGATCTCATATGCATTTCCTGCACTGAAGGTGGTCGCAGCCAGGGTTCCCTAATTTCTCGGCGTTATACAACGGATATCTTGGAGGAGCATGTGGTCCCATATGTTGGTATTGTTGGACCCAACTTCCAGTTTATACATGACAACGCCCGCTGCCACACTGCGTTGATTGTGCGAGACTACCTGCGTGAGGTTGGGATGACCGTAATGGAGTGGCCAGCAAAAAGCCCTGACTAGAACCCAATCGGACATCTCTGGGATCAGTTAAAACGGCGAGTGCGGTCGCATGATCCTGCTCCTGCTACTCGCGACAAGCTTCAAGACGCCATTATTGAAGAGTGGAAGAACTTTGCATCGTATGGAAGCTATTCAGAGGGCAAGAGGAGGAAGCACTaggttttcagttttttttttttctgaaggTGTTTGTTGGTTTTGTAGTATTATATTATTCTATGTAATTATAACCTGAATACACGTTGATTCCTTTTTCCtgaaaattttcttttttttatggagtAGATCGTCAATTTTATTTTCCAATAGAGAGTTTCACAAAATtctcattcttttttttttcttttaaacggTTTGAAAGAAAAAAGTTAAGATGTGCGATATTTTTGACGCTGAGTACATAAAgctaatatacttacttactacgAGTATACTCTTTGAATTagagacaaaatattttttgcatgtcaaatattgtaaaagatgtgctgatatttggtgaaacggaaaaatacccTTACTCGGGCCCGTTTgcatgtggatgtaattggcccttgAGTCAATGCTGGTACTTATTACTTTCATAATTAATCGTATTGTTTTTTCAGGTTGTTCCATTTCCCAGCGTTGAAGAACTACAAGCCCATACTGCTTTACCCAGCATAGTATTTCCATCTGATCACATTGCTTTGATTTCTGATCTACGATTTATCTCATAACAATGTAAGATAATTTAGTATATAtcgtctgtcaagccatttccgtcaggagaaaaaagcggcaaatttaaaaaatataggcgcGAATAAAGGTTATCGTACCATAGAAAAATTGAAAttcacgcctttttctactgacaaacttgtttgaccggctacAATTTAGTGTGTATGTgctattttaattgaaatacttccatgatataattatgtaaataaacgtTGTTGGAATATTTCTTCTTCGTTTGTTTCTGTGGTGTGGGTAAGTGAAGTCGCCACAGCTCCTGAAGATGCTTTTCATTTTCTCCAAGGACCTTTTTCATTCCAGCTGGATCTTTCTGCaggatgatttaaaaaaaagtagctgtaacattatacattattatgtaTTACCTGTTcgagggcgtccgctagctggcgcggttacTTGCAGCGGGTTAACGAGAAATAGTAGGTACGCACAACGCTGACTGGCGCGGCACGGACGCATGcaacggattttacctacaatagcGTCCCGCGTGCGTGCAACCGCGCTTGCGCTTCTTAGCGGACGTCCTGAAAGaagctgggggcctaccgcgaaaaccgaaattcgcaaattgcggggatctttctcttttactcttcgtaagacgtaatcagagtgacagagaaaaatgcccgcaattgacgaatttcgattttcccggtagccgccctgttcTCATGACTGCACATCCCACACGGTCTGTGTTGATATTGAAGCGCTTAGAACGTATACTAAGATTACTAATTTCCCCCGGGACATCCCGGCGTCATTCCTAGGATATGGTAGAGGAAACCCTCTAAATTCCTATTATAAACtctaaaaaaataagataattAATTGGTATGCCAGTTTTGGCTGGCAACTAAGCTTCCGAGTGTCCATGGTCACCCTGACCGTTGCTTGGTATGTGCAACGAGTTCGACTAATCGATTAAATACAGTGCCGCAATGTATTGAAAAGCGCATGCCACTTGTGGCAAGGTCTATAGAGCCCTTTTAATGATATGTTTCTATTGGGTCTATAGTTGGTCTATAGCAAGGCCTGTCGACTTATATTAAAGTGAAGGGCGCAATGTCTTTTATTGCCATaccaaattgaaccttatcacccAGCCAGAAAGGTGTTCAtaccagactagagaaaacggtccacttgaAATAGCaaaaccagagggcctaccgcgaaaaccgaaattcgtaaattgtgggaatctttctcttttactctcactaagacgtgattagagtgacagagaaaaatgccgcaattgacgaatttcgattttcgcggtaggccctctgagccctgtgtctcactcgcacatgttgccaatTTTAAAAAGATACCATTGTGGTAGTAATTATATCCATTTACTACTGAAATTAATTACCTTCTTATGCTATTTTAGTGCTATATTCAAATTATGTTTCtgatatattttaagtaatttgttagtaataataataataattattattatttaaactttagcAGGTGCTTTTAGAGAATTCGTTTGAAATTCAGCTTGTTTGGGGCTTGTCTAATCGTTAGAGGAAGCGCATTCCAAAGACGGATTGCTTGAACAGCGAAAGAAGACGTTAGGAAACCGGTATGGTGAGGGAGAACAGAGAGTTAAAGAGAACGGGCAGAGCGCAGCTCGCAGCCTGGGCGGGGGGTCATAAAGATGAAGTTACATTTGAGATATTCTGGAGTAGAGGGCTCGAATAGGATAGAGAAAAGTGAGGAAAGTATTCGAAAGGAACGGCGCTGACGTAtgggaagccacttgagctggcgACGGTAGCTGGATATATGATCAAATTTTCAAATTCCAAAAATGAAGCGTATTCCATTGTTTACGAGTCGATCGAGTTTGTTGAGAGAATTTTGACACATGTTCGTTGTACACACATCAGCATAATCAATGAGCGGGAGGATGAGTACTTGAATGAGCAGTTTCTTTGTGCATACCGGAAGATTTTTTTGAAACGGTAGAGTGTGCGTAAGGTACAAGTGACAAGTTGCCCGTCCCATGAGAGATGCCTGTCAATGACTAAACCGAGGTCCTTCACTTGACTCGAAATAGGTATGACCGATATATATGATAgttatgattttaatattattaacttattaaaacAAGGATGTGTACAATAAACAAaagcattaaatttaatatggcAGAAATTGTagtaactttgaatattaattggtatccccaacttgatgacatattttcgtgtatttttaaaatacgttaATGGCGCCCGCTCAGCATTgataagtataatatttaaaaaaaaggagtgtggcGGGTTGCAGGAGTGAAAGCTATGCCGATATGAATCGGTCTTACAGAATTCTTATTACGTACTTAATGTAAAAGTAAGTTTATCTAAAAAGGTATGTCTTTATTTCGTCATCTTAAACTTGGTCGACGTAATGAGAGCtaatactattatattattaatagattaaagaaataaataaataattgtcaaATTTAAATCCAAAGTCCTTAAACAGACTCAcatttaatacataatattctaTTACTGAAACGTTGCTtcaaactatttatatatatatgtaatagatTCTATACAttgaatatgtataataattaaaaatattattattttattcaaataataataaatattctataCATTCTATAGATTGTATAGGTTGTATATAAATTTACGTCCGTACAACAAGGCggtaaatttgaaaaatttagTTGCAATCACAAATCTACGATGATGCTTACGCTTAAAGATAGCTGAAGTGTGgtaaagggaagccatcacgtatatatgtatcccatgagtgcgaaagaggcagactacagaTGAAAAAACATGACCAATGACCGTTTTTGAGTTCGACAGTGGCCACCAACGGCCAACatttattcattttcaaacaCATGTCTGGCATTGTAAcacctaaattttaaaaataaaaaaatataaatcaatcaggaagaaaactattaaaaacGTATAGCAGTTAAAATAGTGTCGTTTTTTTTATAGGCAATTATGACATTGATAAGTATTTTGCTAAATTAAGAGCATAAATAGTGTAAGATGCGGGTTTACACAgttaaatataagtttttatttcattgtgtgcttaaattttatcattttattcaataataagattattattattattattatatagcccTTTGTTCTGAACATGATTGTTCTTTTTGATAGTCTTGAATTATCATATGAAGTCTCTTAGTTCAGTGTGCCtgtcggcaaaggcctcctccaactcctTCCAGTATCTTCTCTCTCTTGCCACCCTTGTCCAGAGCGGTCCCACTGTACGAATaatttcgtcttcccatcttgTTACTTGAGGGCCTTGCGATCTTGACCCGTCTGTAGGGTGCCACATGAGAACTCTTTGGCTCCACTTTTCTGTCTTACATCTTATAGTGTGACCTGCCCACCTCCATTTTTGCATATCTATGTGAGTGAGGATATCTGCTACTTTTGTTCTAGCTCTTATGTCAGAGCTGCGGTTTCTATCCTGTAGTTTTACCCCGAGCATGCTCCTCTCCATAGCTTTCTGGCACTTTGCAAGTTTATCTCTTTGTTTTTTAGTAAGAGACCAGAAGTTTCGCAGCCATAAGTTAGACACGGAAGGACACATGTGTTGAAAGTTTTGCTTTTTATTCGTATACCTAGGTTGCTTTTCATGATTTCTTTAAGTGACCAGTATTTGCTCCAGCCGGATGATATTCTTTTTTCGATTTCTTTGTCCATTTGGTCCTTGAAAGATATTATTTGACCTTGATACACGTATTCCTCAACGTAATCTAAAATGTATCCATTGACTGTGATTTAAATAATCAAGATTAcctattttgtttaaaaacttaaaatgttgcactacgctagggcttgacaaaatgtttttGTGATTTACCATAAAACAATTATACTAGCATAGGgtaaagacagtatgattctctcaaTTAGAAAAGATCTTGGCCAAACTATACATTCCAACTTATCCTAATATCCCACATAAGTATgactcatggtcaccctaattagaacGAGATGCAAGGCTCTAGTTTGACTTCTCATATGGACACACTTTTTTGGCCTGTGTACTATCCAGTTAATTATGTAAGTCCGTGGAAGTAACTAATTAATAATCTGTGGTTGGAACGGAATGGAATAATCTTTTGCGCATCCTGGTCACAGCATGGTGACAGCGACTTCTAGTTCTTTGTCTACTAAACTTGGAATAACAAGTTTTACGTAAAGTTTTTTAGAGGAGTTTTCTAAAtcaataagtataatatttgGTGTCAATATGtcgtataaaatatattctaaaactaATCGTTACGTCCTGGGCAAAAGTTACCTAGGCAATACTTTCTTTGGTAAGAAATAAGCAGTAATATGAATGAACGTTCCGGTACATGTATGATGACCTAAATCAATTATTTACCATTGGCGTTTCTTAACAGGTGGCACTAATCAAGTGGGCAAGGCCATACATATATCGACAAATTTGCGATTCCCGTTAGCAGCTGCTCTAAAGCTGCCGACTAATGTGGTCGACATCAATGCGGCCGAAATGGGCCGCTTTTCTCCACTGAGGGAACGAGACCTATCCGGCCCTGTCATTAATGCATATGACAAGAAACAGGATTTCTCTCAAATTGATATAACAAGCCAACCCGACCCTCACATGAACAAGTATGATTGTCGTGGAGCTGTAAATCTTTGCTCTTCAATGCAGAGCAATGTGCCGAGCCCTTTCAGTGGGAACCACACGCACTTAAATATGCCGGGTTCTCAGTGGGGACAGGGCTACAAATACTTATCAGATCATCTCCATAGTGCCCATTATCTCACATTAAGGAATGAGTACAGGGACAAAGCCTTGAACTCAGGTATGGATCATGAGATTACTTACTATTCTTACTAATGCTTCATACTAACATCATCATGCTCTAAATTACTtgatatagtaaaaaaaaaacatgactttctTACTACCATAATCTTGTTACTATCTATAACAAATGATTGTGGGGCATTGTGTATACTAACATATTTCGAAACAGATTATTGATGGAAAATAAGTTGTTTTAACACTGTTTTAACTTTTTCAAAGCATAGCTGTAGTACTGGGAAGAAGAAACATGAGTACTGTTCCAAATCCCCCAATAAGTGCCAAAGAAAAGTTGAAAAAAGCTGTCAAAGAATATGGTTCCACTGTGATAGTATTTCATGTCACAATCTCACTGATGTCATTGGGGGGATGTTATCTTCTAGTATCTAGGTATGGTACCCTGTGCTATGTTTTGTCTTCATTTTAACAACATTTTTGTTCTGTGTTGatagtaaattaattttattttagaagtctTGTCACTATCATAAATAAGTCCTCTTACAGTTTACACCATCACATTAATATGCTGAAATGGTGAGAGTTAAAtggcctaaataaaaataaaaagcttacCATATTTTTGAACACCAATATGCCAACATAGTACCAACAATCAATGAAAAACTAACATTTCAGTACATGGTTTTTCTTTGAAGATATTCTTTGACATGGCGCATGGCCCTTTTTAAGACATCCTTttttgagttatttgaactAATCAGATGAAACGTGAAAAGTACTAATTTCtggcataataaaaataattgtaccatttcttctaaaaaatgaaattgataGGGTGAAAAATTATAGCACCTGCAAAAGTGTAATATCAAGCAAAATGTAAAAttagtaaaacttggaaaccacaaataaattggctcatattataattgaatatgaaggtacaaaaatttggttcTTATAGAATTTATTTTCGATACTCTTTATGGACTTTATGGTATGGTAAACCTTTTCTTGGTCTAACTTGACGATTCTTCATATACTAATGCATGTATCTCATCCTTTAGAGAATAATATGTAGGATATTCATATACAGTTAGTTAATTACAGAGCTTGAAGTACTTAACATTTGATATcaaggttttttatttttacagcgGAGTGGATCTAGTTGCAGTCCTGCAGAAGCTGAATATTGGAGAGGGAACTGTTTCAAAATTGGCATCATCAAATGCTGGAACTTTCGTAATAGCCTATGCTGTTCACAAAGTTTTTGCTCCAGTAAGGATGGCAATCACATTAACAGCCACACCATTTATTGTGAAATATTTAAGGAATATAGGGATAATAAAAAGACAACTGAATACTGGTGGTGGGAAGTAATAAGGTATCTAGTATTAGAAAATGTATTGTAGCATTTTAATGGTGGTATTAACCCTAGTGTGCTCGCGCTATGAGAATTTTGCCACACATCATGAAAAAACTGTGATTACTTGAACATGGTACAAGTACATttgtaaacatgtttatttttgtattatgtaCTAAGTGTaagtaaaactataataaatgttattttttctaacggtttttttcataattacaaactaaattatccattattttaaacataaaatcgTGTTAAGTATGGTATGGGCGGCTAAATGCCCCCCACGCGAAAAGACGCGACTACTCTAGGGTTAAatggtattatttaataagacACTGTTAAAATTAAGATAATTCTAGAATATGGCTCAGAATCAACATGTTAGTGTGATTAACACATTTTGAATGTCATGGCGTATAGCGTCGATCAATATGTAAATGAATTCAAATAACTTGTGGCATTGCAACTAAGTAGGTCGAAAAAATtctacaatttatatttttaacgtctagaaaaatatatacttaacaaagtaaataaatagatacCTATCTTAAATAGCTAGTGTTATTTGGGTTATCCCACTGACTAACTATTTTAAGCTATCACCAAAtttattttgtcatattttcaGCCTGATGATTAACTAGGAACACCTCTAGAACAccttttttggacctatggttaaaaagttagaggggggggacacatttttttttctttcggagcaattatctccgaatatattcactttatcaagaaatgttagTTTTGatagacctttccaacgatatcccacactggagggttaaagcaaaaaaaaaaaatcacccccactttaggtgtaggggaggtaccctaaaaaaaaattaaatttttagtttttattgtacgatactttattgatttatatatccatgccaaatttcagctttctagcactatcgaccacggagcaaagcctcggacagacagacagacagacggacgtggcgaaactataagggttcctacttgactacggaaccctaaaaatgttcgTGTCGTTCAGTTTTAGAGTAGTTACGAAATCGGCTGTCGctggaaaaatatatttattttgatattttgtcagTATTgccattaaaataatgattttagtggtaacaactgagaataaaaatcccactagttaccaaagagcatataatcactacgttttactaGTTACTGCCGGTTGGTGAGATACCTGTCAATAATAtgtattgtttgttattttattgtacctacCCGCCCAATATATGACGCCAAGGCATGCGCATTGGAATAGCCATTCTATATCAGCTATCAATAGCAACATTGTGtgcatatatttaaaattttaagtgtGGTTTCTGTCATCCGCCCAGGGTACTACGATCTTTTGACGTCAATAACCCAATTAAGATAATAAGAGTCAAACGTACCTATATTCTTGTTTACAAAGATATGTCTAAGTTAGATAATACACTTACACATAGGTATGTACCGCAGTTATTGGCTTGTATTTGTTATATTGAGTGAACGCGTTAAGTTAAATTGAATTTATAGAAATCATAAACGCTATTGCGAAAATGTTATTTACGGTATTCTTGTTTTTGTTAATATCTGCGAGCGTTCTTAGTAGTAACaggtatgtatgtgtattaatCGTATTAGCTACGCATTCTTACTGTACTTTTGTTGTTGTATGCCATACATTAGTAGGTTGTATAAATTCCaaaatt
Proteins encoded:
- the LOC133518288 gene encoding uncharacterized protein C18orf19 homolog A-like isoform X1 — protein: MSYKIYSKTNRYVLGKSYLGNTFFGGTNQVGKAIHISTNLRFPLAAALKLPTNVVDINAAEMGRFSPLRERDLSGPVINAYDKKQDFSQIDITSQPDPHMNKYDCRGAVNLCSSMQSNVPSPFSGNHTHLNMPGSQWGQGYKYLSDHLHSAHYLTLRNEYRDKALNSAVVLGRRNMSTVPNPPISAKEKLKKAVKEYGSTVIVFHVTISLMSLGGCYLLVSSGVDLVAVLQKLNIGEGTVSKLASSNAGTFVIAYAVHKVFAPVRMAITLTATPFIVKYLRNIGIIKRQLNTGGGK
- the LOC133518288 gene encoding uncharacterized protein LOC133518288 isoform X2 yields the protein MSYKIYSKTNRYVLGKSYLGNTFFGGTNQVGKAIHISTNLRFPLAAALKLPTNVVDINAAEMGRFSPLRERDLSGPVINAYDKKQDFSQIDITSQPDPHMNKYDCRGAVNLCSSMQSNVPSPFSGNHTHLNMPGSQWGQGYKYLSDHLHSAHYLTLRNEYRDKALNSAEWI